Proteins encoded together in one Desulfobulbaceae bacterium window:
- a CDS encoding pyridoxal phosphate-dependent aminotransferase, translating to MFSSRLPETLEPNDFTRLLQAKKAAGEQIFDLTQSNPTKAMFSFEYFQKNTSFGNCEPYEPSARGMLQAREAICQYYRDNDHGSCDADDLFLTASTSEAYSFLLNLLTDPGDELLVPAPSYPLFDFLASLENVTTAHYGLGLDGDGQWRIDFESLELMVSSLTKAIVVVNPNNPTGSYITSEELRRLNALCQRHKLALIVDEVFLDYKNPARPGKPLSLINNSASLTFTLSGFSKILALPQAKLSWIHVGGPEALKIEAKDRLEFIADTYLSVGGMIQHGAPLMFAGQAAIQQQIMARIEANERFLLTQTTLRTHLREGGWYAIIQLPAPITDEACCLDLLERHSLIVHPGFFYDFAESSCIVISLITQETVFRQGLVLLQSYLESCFRQQSQVPQGWL from the coding sequence ATGTTTTCATCTCGATTGCCTGAAACCCTCGAGCCGAATGACTTTACCAGGCTCCTACAGGCTAAAAAAGCCGCTGGCGAGCAGATCTTCGATCTAACGCAGTCCAATCCAACCAAAGCCATGTTTTCTTTTGAGTATTTTCAAAAAAACACCAGCTTTGGCAATTGTGAGCCCTATGAGCCTTCGGCAAGGGGTATGCTTCAGGCAAGGGAGGCCATTTGTCAATATTATCGTGATAATGATCACGGAAGTTGTGATGCCGACGATCTTTTCCTGACCGCCAGCACCAGTGAGGCCTACAGTTTTTTGTTGAACTTGCTGACTGATCCCGGTGATGAGCTCTTGGTGCCAGCCCCCAGTTACCCACTTTTTGATTTCCTGGCGAGCCTGGAAAACGTCACTACGGCTCACTATGGGTTAGGGCTGGACGGCGACGGCCAATGGCGCATTGATTTCGAGTCTCTGGAGTTAATGGTTTCCAGTTTGACGAAGGCCATTGTCGTGGTGAACCCTAATAATCCGACTGGCTCATATATCACCTCCGAAGAGCTTCGGCGACTTAACGCACTCTGTCAAAGGCATAAACTCGCCCTGATTGTCGATGAGGTGTTTCTTGATTATAAAAATCCTGCCAGACCTGGTAAGCCGTTATCCCTGATAAACAACAGTGCGTCTTTGACTTTTACCCTGAGCGGCTTCTCCAAGATCCTGGCCCTGCCTCAGGCAAAGCTCAGCTGGATTCATGTGGGTGGGCCGGAGGCTCTGAAGATAGAGGCGAAAGATCGTTTGGAGTTTATTGCCGACACCTACCTTTCTGTGGGCGGGATGATTCAGCATGGTGCGCCCTTAATGTTTGCCGGTCAGGCAGCAATTCAGCAGCAGATTATGGCGCGGATTGAGGCCAATGAACGCTTTCTCCTGACCCAGACCACACTGCGTACGCACCTCCGAGAGGGCGGGTGGTATGCGATTATTCAGCTACCGGCACCTATTACAGATGAAGCGTGTTGTCTGGATCTTCTGGAAAGGCATTCCCTTATTGTTCATCCCGGATTTTTTTATGATTTTGCAGAAAGCAGCTGTATTGTCATAAGCCTGATAACTCAGGAAACGGTGTTCAGGCAAGGTCTTGTTTTGTTGCAATCATACCTGGAGTCTTGTTTTAGACAGCAGTCACAGGTGCCGCAGGGTTGGCTGTGA
- a CDS encoding ATP-dependent DNA helicase RecQ, which translates to MDIKKALTLFGHKTFRGQQEAIIRRVISRKHCLILMPTGMGKSLCYQLPAIISENLTVVISPLIALMKDQVDSLSQQGIDATYINSSLSKTARETRYRNISQGQYSLLFVTPERFRKKTFLESLAKRTIDYLAVDEAHCISQWGHDFRPDYTRISEFRQLLGNPTTIALTATATPSVQQDIIRQLGLHENEVKIYLDGINRPNLHLQVKKVWELPSKIDHIIKLQKTVPGNGIVYFALIKTLEACSNHLQEKGINHLVYHGRLEPKQRAKLQDKFMHGENNLILATNAFGMGIDKDNIRYVIHAEIPASLEGYYQEIGRAGRDGKPSKCLLLYDEQDLLIQMDFIKWSNPEADLYRRVYSLLKDDPDPINAYGVEGLKESIVKNRGDFRLETVFSIFDRYGVTRGSLDQKNLAVCSELPQHLADDEALKYKLLQDQKNLQSMVEYANTKECRNIVIHRYFGLTHSQPCGTCDCCLKQDSRYDCNKTRPCLNTVS; encoded by the coding sequence TAAAGAAAGCCCTCACCCTTTTTGGCCACAAAACCTTTCGAGGTCAGCAAGAGGCCATCATTCGCCGTGTCATTTCGAGAAAACACTGTCTTATTCTAATGCCTACCGGTATGGGAAAATCATTGTGTTATCAGCTCCCTGCCATTATCTCAGAAAACCTCACAGTTGTCATCTCTCCACTTATCGCTCTGATGAAAGACCAGGTTGACAGCCTCTCACAACAAGGCATCGATGCGACATACATCAACTCTTCGCTCTCCAAAACGGCCCGTGAAACTCGCTACAGAAATATCAGTCAGGGTCAATATTCATTACTATTCGTTACTCCGGAACGATTCCGAAAAAAAACCTTTTTAGAGAGCCTTGCAAAACGAACTATTGACTATCTTGCTGTAGACGAAGCCCATTGTATCAGCCAGTGGGGCCACGATTTCAGACCAGACTACACGCGAATCAGTGAGTTTCGCCAACTTTTAGGCAACCCCACAACCATTGCGCTCACTGCGACAGCCACCCCATCGGTTCAGCAGGATATTATCCGGCAACTTGGCCTCCATGAAAATGAGGTTAAGATCTATCTCGATGGCATTAACCGCCCCAATTTACATTTACAGGTAAAAAAAGTTTGGGAGTTGCCCAGCAAGATTGATCATATTATCAAATTACAAAAAACAGTCCCGGGAAATGGTATCGTCTATTTCGCCTTAATCAAAACCCTGGAGGCTTGCAGCAATCATCTCCAGGAAAAAGGTATTAATCATCTAGTCTATCATGGCCGCCTCGAACCAAAACAACGCGCCAAACTCCAAGATAAATTCATGCATGGTGAAAACAATTTAATCCTGGCAACGAACGCCTTTGGAATGGGCATTGATAAAGACAATATTCGCTACGTAATCCATGCCGAAATACCGGCAAGCCTTGAAGGCTATTATCAGGAAATTGGTCGAGCCGGACGCGATGGGAAGCCGTCCAAATGCCTCCTTCTCTACGATGAGCAGGACCTGCTTATCCAAATGGACTTTATCAAATGGAGTAATCCGGAAGCAGACCTGTACAGAAGGGTATATTCCCTGCTGAAAGATGACCCGGACCCAATAAACGCCTATGGTGTTGAGGGGCTTAAAGAGAGCATTGTCAAGAACCGAGGCGATTTTCGTTTAGAAACCGTATTCAGTATTTTTGACCGCTACGGTGTTACCAGAGGTTCTCTCGACCAGAAAAATCTAGCCGTCTGCTCCGAACTCCCTCAGCATCTTGCTGACGATGAGGCCCTTAAATATAAGCTGCTGCAGGACCAGAAAAACCTCCAATCGATGGTTGAGTACGCAAACACAAAAGAGTGCCGAAACATCGTAATTCATCGGTATTTCGGCCTCACTCACAGCCAACCCTGCGGCACCTGTGACTGCTGTCTAAAACAAGACTCCAGGTATGATTGCAACAAAACAAGACCTTGCCTGAACACCGTTTCCTGA